CGCATGATACTCATTACCTGCAATATAATAAATGGAAAAGATCATTTGCAGATCTGAAATAAAATAGGAAGGATTTCAAAAGAAGTTAAACTCTAAATGGAATTAAATATAATTGCATCCCAAATGATAGTATACCTTCCCATGAACCTTTTTCACTTCTTCATTGGATGATGAGCCACATCTAAGATAAACGCTCCCAAAATCGAACCATAAGGTTAGCAGCCTTGGAAGTGCTTGAAAGAGATTTCTGTGGCCTTTATGAAGCCCTTTGGCATAGAATAATAATACATCAGGTACATAAAACCACCAATGCTTTTCAGTAGTAGATTCAGAATTGTCTGCCTGACGTTTCCTGGCATCAACAAGCACCTCATCACAATACTTAGCTAAATAGAAAAATCCTTTATCCCATTTTGGCTGCAATTCTCTCACCCTGGAATAAAGTGTTATGACATCTTCCTTCTGCTTCTGTCCAGTGTAATGAATCCATCTAGTGTATAGCAGAAGAGTCTTTGCAATATCTTGATTTTCATTTAAAGCTTGAGCATCACAAAGCGAAGGTTGGGGATTCAGTGGAACCACTGAAAGAGAAGTGATTAACAGCCTTGAAGCAGAGCCTATAGCCTTCTCCGGCATGTGCAGGAGAGCTTGTTGCAGTTCTGCAATAGCACCATCTGATCTCCTAGAACTCCACAGAAGCTTGGCCTTTTCCATGTGAACATTAGGTGCACCAGAAGCTTGGGCCTCTAGAATTGCTCGATTTGCTGTCGCATAATGACCAGCCATACGACAGAGCTTTGCATATTGAAGCCAGCAATTTCCCACATGAGCACCAAGACCATTAGCACCAAACACCAATCTTCGGAAAGCTAAAAGTGGTTCTCTTGCCCAAAGAGAAGGTTGCGTAAATCTGAGCCGATTTTCCCAGTTATCCATCAATTTAGTTAATTCCAAATCACCCAGATGAAACTTTTTATCCAAGAAAGATCCATCACCGAGAAATGTATGGAAATCTTCCAACTCCTTTAGCAAGTGAAGTTTGACGATATATGGATAAGCCCGTGTATAGGAATCCATGCCTGCTGCAGCAAGAGGAGCGATCAGAGCTTGTTTGGACAATGCTACTCTTTCAGCAACTGAGAATTGATCCTTTTTCATCATAGCCTGGAGAATCTTTGCAACATTCAAATCAAACCAAGCATTACTCTCAGAGCTGCTACATACTAAACCTTCTTCATCAGCCCCACCAAGATACTCATCCATCAAGTCCCACATGCTAAGCCTCCATGCTGCCTGCACCCCTTGCATACACCATGTTTTCTTGTATTGAGGAAACCTAGAAATTAAACCATCCACATGTGTGACCATGGTCTGAAGGTGACTAATGTTTAGCAGACAATTAACAACGTCTGAATGCCTATGAACTGATGTTGGCTCCATCTGCAAAGCCTGCTCACAGAAAGTCATAACCTCCGCCCAGTTTCCTCCCTTTTTGTTAATTAAGAGCTGGTCCTGTAAGCTTAACGTTTCACGTAAACAAGCCAGGCCAGATAGACCATCAGGTTCATCTAAACAGCTGTATATTTCCATTAGAAAGGAAACATCTTCATCCTCAAAAACATCACTTCTCTCAGCGGCAGGGTTAAAGGAGCCAGACTTTTCGCGTACATGAGATTCAAAGTACATCAAAGACCTCGCATAAGCCTGACACTTATAGGACGCTCTAGCAAGAGTTAACTTAGGAATTGCAACCAGAAGCTCTGAAACATATTTACACTGTGAAATGAGTTGACCTTGATCTATCACAGAAACAGAAGTTTGATCTTTAGTTCTGGAAGCTTGCTTCTTAGAAGCTGGTAACTGGAAAGATTGAGAAAGAGCTAATTCTTGCTCAACATCATCCACCCATTGCCCTAGATTGTCTAGGAGATTGAATGCAGCTTGGATGCAAACTTCACTTTGGCCACCAGAACCACTAATAGCATGACACATAGCACTAATATTCACTGAGGAAGCTGCGTCAAGAACAGATAGGATTTCTTCAGCTATACCAAGGCGAGCCTCTTTGGTACCATGACAAACAGcatttaaaactaaataagGCAGCAAATAAATTGCTATTTGCATATCATGACGCACTATACCGCGACAAGCATTAAATATGGTTGCACGAGATCCGGTGGCATGAGCAGTCAGTTTCTTAATCCATAAAAATATCCATCTTCTAAATGACATTGAAGGATGGTAAATTGGACCAAATAATGTTGAGTCAGCTACATTTGGAAGCTGAAATCTAGAGGTTAGACAAGGGGCTATTATCTCCTTGACATAGTTGGAGAAGCGGTCCCACAGTCTCTGACCCCGAGTATTCATCCCACTACTGTTTTCAGTACTCTTCTCCTTCATTGGTTGTGGCAAAGAAGCAGTGATATTCTCATCCAATGATGCTTCACAGCCTGCAACTTTTAGCAGCTCTTGTATAGCCAATGCAGCTGAGTCTTGAACAACAGTATTAGACGCAGCTCTAAAAGCCCtagccaaatgtttatggaTCAACTCAAAGATGAGATCATCATCTGAACATTCAATCTTAAAGCGTTGGCATGAAAGCCCCTTCACCTTGGCCGGGTCAACTGCACCTAATGCTCCAAGGCAATCTGCACAGACCAACTTCAACCGCTGCCCCACCAGAGTCCTTGATTCTTCTGCACATCCTCTTAATAAAGATGTGATTAAAGAGCTTAAAACATCCATGTCTGCAGAAACTTCACCTGTGATCAAAGCTGTAATATCTTCCCTTCTCAAGTTCAGTAACTTCTTCAACTCACATGCTACCATATACCTCACATTCAAGTTCTCATGATTCAAACCATTAACAACATTTTTTAGTTGATCCTTCAGAATCATTGACCCACGTGCTACCTGAATAGCTTCATTTACTTCAATCAGAGAAGGAATACTAGGTAATGGAGGGAACTCACAGATATGCTGCTTCAATATAATTCTGTTTTTTAACACAAGTTCTTCCAAAATTTTCACAACTTTATTCAAGTGCATGGAAGGATTTTCTTTACATCTTTCCAAAATGGGAATCAGGGCAGCGAAGACTTGAGAAATTATATGTTTAGTGCTAGAAGGTGATTTTTTTGCCAATTGCACAATGAAAAAATGCAATACAGATAAACCCTCACTTTGAAGTGATTCTTTATCAATAGCATGCATGAAAAGAACCATTAGTTTTGGGACATAGGTGTTGAGCTGAGAGCCCATCAGTTCAATCAACATTTTAATGCGTTCCAAAGCTTGTTTCTGTACCGAAGAATCATCTGAATTAAGCATTTTTCTATCAATACTGTTAAGGAGGCCAACAAAATGATTCCTTAAAAAGCCTGGAAGATCTTCTGCCCCTGTCAGAACTCTGGCAATTTCTTTTATCATTTCAGGCACTCTTGATAACCTGCAAAgagaaaaaatgataatatttgaAAGGAAGACCAGTAACACATTTTGGGAACTTTAATGGTTATCACTTATCACTATTAGTGTATAGCTATTAATTAAAGAGAGAAAGGCAGAGAGGACAAAAAATGTCATGCAGATAAAGAAATTTATAGCTCAATCCTGAGCTTTGACTGGATGATAGAGGGAGAGACGAAGTAAAAAGCCATCATTTTGTGATGATCACATTGATTGATCACCAAACAGAATGCTATAGTAAGTTTATCCTTCAATATATTTGAAGGAATAAGGAAAGACTGATTTGGGGGGAAAGAAAGACTAATTTTGGGCCATAAACCTGCAATGTCTTTAGTTCCAATCCAAAACAACCATAATATGATAGTTCCTGCAACCTAGGACAGCCATAAAAGATTTGACAGATGAACATTGTCAAATGCAATTACAAAACTGCTCAAAGAACTGCACTCTAGTTACCTTGTGCAAATAATGGACAGGTTAAGGAATACAGAATGCCAGAAATACCCAACAATAGTGAGTTCTAAAGTTTACTTGAAATTTTCAAAAGCAAGTCAAGAGAACTATACCTTTCACCTATCTCAACGATATTACCACCACTTTGAAAGCATACAAGTTCATCTAAAAGTGCAGGTAGTGCAGCTGCAAATATTTCTTGGTTGTCGGAACCAGTCTGCTCATGGTAAAACTGCAAGGTGGAGAGTAATTCCTGCCTATTTGCCCGATGGAGAGCAAAAGCGAGCACTTTCGGCAACCAGTTCACTATAAGAGGCACCATATCATCGTTCCCATATCTGGCCAACTCCAGTAATGCAGGAACTGCTTTGTCATTATCTTGATGAGAGACCACGAGCTTTGGGAGAACTATTGGAATCATTTTCTCAACAAGTTCATCTATCGCAACATCAAATAAGGCTTCCGCAAACTCTCTGACCATTGCTGGTCGACTTGCAAGACTCATTGTTAAATAGTCAAAGAGTTCATTTCGGATATGAACAGCTTTTGAGAGGCTTACTTCAAATCCTCCTTTAAGATGGAAAAAACAGGATTTTTTTATTAGCCTAGACGCATTCATTCTTATAGTAAGATGTGGACTATCAAGTCGATCAACCAACAAGATTAGTGAATTCAAGAAAAGTTGACTGGAGATATCAACTGTAACCATAATTTCTGCTGTAGATTCAAGAAGAGTCTCAATAGTTGGTGGATCCTGAGCTGCCACCAACGACTGTTCCAGTATATCCAAAAATCTACGTtctttagttttatttgatgaaACCCCGTCAAGAAATAGACAACTCAGCACTTGATCATCGAGGAAGGAACTGATCTGAGTGCAAAATGCTTCCCTTACATCCTTCTGTGTGTTAAGTAGTAAAAATTCAACACATATAATCCATTCAGATCTCGTTTTAATAAGAGTATCAGCAGTAGCATGCAGAAGAATACGCCGGATGGTTCTCACACAGCCAACTTGAACATCTTCCGAGGAATTATCATAAACAAGTTTAAAAAATAGGGACTGGAGATGCATGAAATTACAATTGACACCCACTTCTCCACCTGAGATATCAGGAAGTTGTATCCTTTTAGAATATACTCCATGATTGGGCACGATTCTTTTATCACATATTGAACAACAGAATCCTTGCAGTAAATGGTCTACTGTCTGACTGTGTTTCTCATCATTAATTGCCAAATAAAACTTGCATCTACTATGACCATCAGCAGTATTGCAACATCCATATAAGCACGACATGAAACCAAGAGAAAAGGGAATGATCTGTTTAACTTTGTCATGTTCCTCTGTCGCCAGGAATCTGCAGATGATAAGATAAAGACAATTATGCCACAAGTTATCATATTAACTAGTTTATCTACATGTGCAAGATGTACAACATCAAGTTTGAACAATTATGAGCATCTAAGTTCTCTGTTGATAATAAGCCTATGGGAATCCGACTGAACTAATATAAGTTGGCTTAAGCTTGAATGAGCGTATCTGACAAAAAATGTATTCTAGTTGTCCCGGTATGCAAACCAAAACAAATGAGATAAAAATTAGCATAATCCGCAAACTCATTCTTTTCTAAAATCGAACAACAAAACCTCCACTATGCACCATCAGTTACTACAGAAAGTTGGAAATAAGTTTGCCAACACAACAAGAACATTTGAGAAACTTGGAGCCAAAAAAGAATTACACAAACATACTTGTCGTGTGTACAGAGACAAACACGACTAAAACTATAATTACTTGATAATAGAGATTTTTTAGGCAAATGGATGATAAAACAGAAAAATGTGCTTCAAACCCTTTTATCAAATAATCTCCTAAAGGgatcataatttaaatttcaattcacGAAAAGGAGAACTGGAAGTAAAACAAATGTCTAGATATAATATAGAAATAACTCTCATCTTTTCTGTGGTTTCTTCATTGAATTGACAATTTCCTTTTTCACATCTAAATCTCTAATCACTGTTCATAATTATGCACGTGATAAAGTACACTCACAACAGTGACAATTACTAACAACTAATTACTTTAATATGTAGCCAAAACAAATGGAAAATCTTCTATTTTTCACTTACTCCAGTCTTTCGAACATTTGAGCAAGTACACCAAGACCTGACCACCAGACAACCACTGGCATTGAAATGATAGTTTCAAGTCTAACTTCTTCAGCTCCGTCATGAAGACCCAAATCGAAGACTTCAAATAGACTTTCAGTTTTAAAACTAGGACCAAGCTTGGATAAAACTCTAATAGAGGTACATTTTGCTTTCCATGGAGGATGTGGTCCGCCGACCATATGAGAGTGGGTCCATGGCAGCTTCAGTACCATGTGTATAAGATCCACATAATCGTCCTTAAGTCTGAAAGGCTTGTCCTCCATGAGAAGAGTGCCTAAGTAAAAATAGCTAAATGAGTCCAACGGAATAACAGCATTCAAATGCAAAGTTTCAGAGGCTGGGCCATAAATTCATAAAGAACAAGTgtaaaaacatcaaaaagagTAAAATCAAATAACCAATCAACCCAAAAAATTTAAGTTGTTACGTGAAACTCCAATTATTTATTGAAGGCAAAGAGTATGTTTATAGTCTTACTTTGCATAACCAAAATACTGTGAATTCCTTCCAAGTAGGTGGGAACGTCAAATATCACTGAAATTCCTTGTCTTGCCTACACGATATACATCTCAATCAATCATTGGAAAAGTGATAGCTAGCGGACAAATTTACAGATAACAAATACCTGCTCGCATATCCACGGTATCCATGAAAGCATTTGCTGGAAGATGCAGAATGACATATTGGTCATCGGGTATCTAGAAAAGGAAATACAAAGCATACTAAGAGCTGCTAGTGCAACATTTGGTCTTAAAGAATCAGGTCTAGGAGGAGCGTGCATAATGTCAAGTAAAGAAATAAGAAATGCATGCATATTGTCTGCATATTCTTCTCCTTCCCTCTCAGAATTTAATATATGAGTAAGCTTAGTCTCCTCTGGTACATCAGCATCATAAGCCATAATATTTTTGTCAAACTTCAGACGCTTGATCTGGACAGTGTTTAAGTTCTGAGCACGTCTCTTATCTCCAATCTTGGAATTCTCAATTGGTCCATCATGTGATTTAGGTAAGCCCAAACTGTCATTATTTAAGGCTCCCCCTCCAACCCTCTCATGGCCGAGGATTGTGAGAGTAACATGAAGGCAATCTATCAAGGAAGGACAAGGTTCTGGAAAACAAAGTATATGTACCAGAGACTCAGGTCTCCAAATATGAGGGGGGCAAGTTCTTGCAATTCGTTTGTAAACACTGCATAAAGCCACCTGGGTAAAAGGAAAACAGAACAAGAACAATAAGAACTAATTCCCACATGGAAATCATTGTCCAACCAAGAGGTTAGGAAAAGGAGAAATTGAATGCTCAGAAGAACTTGTAACTTGCATTAATTAAAACGATTTCAGGATCTAACCTTAAGTTCTTGGCTTTTGGTTCTCCACATTGACAGAGGGAAAACTTTCATTAAATTAGTTGCCGTCAATTTTACAACATCATCATGACAACTCGAATGCAACACACTAAGGCAACCACCAATGGAGGAATCATATACCAAATTTCTGCAATGCAAGCAAAATATTAAGACAGCTTAAGTCTCAATCCACAGTCCTCAAAAAGTTTCGTCCGCTATAAGGATCATTTTCCTCCATCCTGCTTTGctaaaaacaatccaaatattaaaaaatttagaactAAATAGGGACATTAGAAACACAAGAAGATCATAAAAGTAGCCAATGGCAAGCATAACCATAGATCACATGAGCAAATCATTGTGGCAATACACATAGTCACAATCATAATGGAGGTGGCCTATTTTTGAAGTTTTAGTTGATAGAGGAAAATTTACTAGTTCACATATGTGCAATACACTAGCTAATGAATAAAGAACTACAATCCAAATACTCTCAATGATATTAACTCAAAGAAAAAAACAATccaatgaagaaaaaaaaaattatgatttatttgtTCTGATGGAATAGAAGGGAAAAGAAATAGAATTCTTTGAACAGCACAATCGGAAAACATTAAATTGGAGAGGAATGTGATTGTAATTTCCCCCCAGTTTGATGAAGACAAATGATAAGGACAAAATTACTAATATATCCTTTCTCTGAAGCTCACAAAcataatcttaatttttttttctgaaagttgatcataattttttaaaaaggagaTTATACTTCTCCATTTTTCACAAACAATCCAAAGACAAGAAAGCAAATacaatttcttttctttattttcttttctggTCTTCCCACTTCTTTCcttaaatttcttttattttctttttctttccctTGTGTAAttagtaatcaaaacaataggACTGGAGTTATTATAAATGCAACATACAATTGGGAATTCTAcaccaacttaaaaaaaataaagacctAAAGTTTTCACTTAAAACTTTTCAGGACTTCTTAAAGATTCCTGCAAGATTGTACATCTGAATATTGCTGATAAATCAAAAACCAATAAAAGGAAAATATACTAGAGCTCCCAGCTAAGCATGCAGCATGACGCAGTTACAGTT
This window of the Mercurialis annua linkage group LG5, ddMerAnnu1.2, whole genome shotgun sequence genome carries:
- the LOC126680400 gene encoding serine/threonine-protein kinase ATR isoform X2, whose product is MLTCIWCVERFLQLRGFSLFYLYFCSLTLEILWKACFDFARVIGSVIDDDFIPHENLIQSIAVILSEDKEGLPVYRNLVYDSSIGGCLSVLHSSCHDDVVKLTATNLMKVFPLSMWRTKSQELKVALCSVYKRIARTCPPHIWRPESLVHILCFPEPCPSLIDCLHVTLTILGHERVGGGALNNDSLGLPKSHDGPIENSKIGDKRRAQNLNTVQIKRLKFDKNIMAYDADVPEETKLTHILNSEREGEEYADNMHAFLISLLDIMHAPPRPDSLRPNVALAALSMLCISFSRYPMTNMSFCIFQQMLSWIPWICEQARQGISVIFDVPTYLEGIHSILVMQSTLLMEDKPFRLKDDYVDLIHMVLKLPWTHSHMVGGPHPPWKAKCTSIRVLSKLGPSFKTESLFEVFDLGLHDGAEEVRLETIISMPVVVWWSGLGVLAQMFERLEFLATEEHDKVKQIIPFSLGFMSCLYGCCNTADGHSRCKFYLAINDEKHSQTVDHLLQGFCCSICDKRIVPNHGVYSKRIQLPDISGGEVGVNCNFMHLQSLFFKLVYDNSSEDVQVGCVRTIRRILLHATADTLIKTRSEWIICVEFLLLNTQKDVREAFCTQISSFLDDQVLSCLFLDGVSSNKTKERRFLDILEQSLVAAQDPPTIETLLESTAEIMVTVDISSQLFLNSLILLVDRLDSPHLTIRMNASRLIKKSCFFHLKGGFEVSLSKAVHIRNELFDYLTMSLASRPAMVREFAEALFDVAIDELVEKMIPIVLPKLVVSHQDNDKAVPALLELARYGNDDMVPLIVNWLPKVLAFALHRANRQELLSTLQFYHEQTGSDNQEIFAAALPALLDELVCFQSGGNIVEIGERLSRVPEMIKEIARVLTGAEDLPGFLRNHFVGLLNSIDRKMLNSDDSSVQKQALERIKMLIELMGSQLNTYVPKLMVLFMHAIDKESLQSEGLSVLHFFIVQLAKKSPSSTKHIISQVFAALIPILERCKENPSMHLNKVVKILEELVLKNRIILKQHICEFPPLPSIPSLIEVNEAIQVARGSMILKDQLKNVVNGLNHENLNVRYMVACELKKLLNLRREDITALITGEVSADMDVLSSLITSLLRGCAEESRTLVGQRLKLVCADCLGALGAVDPAKVKGLSCQRFKIECSDDDLIFELIHKHLARAFRAASNTVVQDSAALAIQELLKVAGCEASLDENITASLPQPMKEKSTENSSGMNTRGQRLWDRFSNYVKEIIAPCLTSRFQLPNVADSTLFGPIYHPSMSFRRWIFLWIKKLTAHATGSRATIFNACRGIVRHDMQIAIYLLPYLVLNAVCHGTKEARLGIAEEILSVLDAASSVNISAMCHAISGSGGQSEVCIQAAFNLLDNLGQWVDDVEQELALSQSFQLPASKKQASRTKDQTSVSVIDQGQLISQCKYVSELLVAIPKLTLARASYKCQAYARSLMYFESHVREKSGSFNPAAERSDVFEDEDVSFLMEIYSCLDEPDGLSGLACLRETLSLQDQLLINKKGGNWAEVMTFCEQALQMEPTSVHRHSDVVNCLLNISHLQTMVTHVDGLISRFPQYKKTWCMQGVQAAWRLSMWDLMDEYLGGADEEGLVCSSSESNAWFDLNVAKILQAMMKKDQFSVAERVALSKQALIAPLAAAGMDSYTRAYPYIVKLHLLKELEDFHTFLGDGSFLDKKFHLGDLELTKLMDNWENRLRFTQPSLWAREPLLAFRRLVFGANGLGAHVGNCWLQYAKLCRMAGHYATANRAILEAQASGAPNVHMEKAKLLWSSRRSDGAIAELQQALLHMPEKAIGSASRLLITSLSVVPLNPQPSLCDAQALNENQDIAKTLLLYTRWIHYTGQKQKEDVITLYSRVRELQPKWDKGFFYLAKYCDEVLVDARKRQADNSESTTEKHWWFYVPDVLLFYAKGLHKGHRNLFQALPRLLTLWFDFGSVYLRCGSSSNEEVKKVHGKVMSIMRGCLKDLPAYQWLTVLPQLVSRVCHQNEDIVKLVRCIITSVLRQYPQQALWIMAAVSKSTVPSRKDQATQIINDAKKGFAQGYDGSNLFVQFASLIDYLIKLCFHPGQPKARAINIATEFSSLKRMMPLGIIMPTQQSLTVSLPAYNVSPTDSCTSDVFFASDLPTISGIADEAEILSSLQRPKKVVLLGSDGIERPFLCKPKDDLRKDARMMEFNAMINRLLSKYPESRRRKLYIRTFAVIPLTEDCGMIEWVPHTRGIRHILQDLYITCGKFDRQKTNPQIKRIYDQCHGKTPEDEMLKNKILPMFPPVFHKWFLTTFSEPAAWFRARIAYAHTCAVWSMVGHIVGLGDRHGENILFDSTTGDCVHVDFSCLFDKGLQLEKPELVPFRLTQNIIDGLGITGYEGIFLRVCEITLSVLRTHRETLMSVLETFIHDPLVEWTKTHKSSGVEVQNPHAQRAINNIEARLRGVVVGVGAAPSLPLAVEGQARRLIAEAVSPKNLGRMYIWWMPWF
- the LOC126680400 gene encoding serine/threonine-protein kinase ATR isoform X1, with product MAANTNSNLSSLIHELRERIAASSSTPSNATFDDDDALGNRFRAVLPNLLHSYVVPSSSSASEREVIAVLKLISHIAKNFPGFFYHGKATAVLPVIGRILPFFAEPAFRSRHGVIFETVGSLLSLLRIGARDAYCKFFIDAMSAVEDLLYAASISAETADDSGCPSLNLKCFCTSFAEVLGDPTCLADLPTSSKPLDGAGILINITGKDRWQPLATWMIKLISKCLTEGTLYVEGLVNISNVSSACSILCYGDADLHMACFDFARVIGSVIDDDFIPHENLIQSIAVILSEDKEGLPVYRNLVYDSSIGGCLSVLHSSCHDDVVKLTATNLMKVFPLSMWRTKSQELKVALCSVYKRIARTCPPHIWRPESLVHILCFPEPCPSLIDCLHVTLTILGHERVGGGALNNDSLGLPKSHDGPIENSKIGDKRRAQNLNTVQIKRLKFDKNIMAYDADVPEETKLTHILNSEREGEEYADNMHAFLISLLDIMHAPPRPDSLRPNVALAALSMLCISFSRYPMTNMSFCIFQQMLSWIPWICEQARQGISVIFDVPTYLEGIHSILVMQSTLLMEDKPFRLKDDYVDLIHMVLKLPWTHSHMVGGPHPPWKAKCTSIRVLSKLGPSFKTESLFEVFDLGLHDGAEEVRLETIISMPVVVWWSGLGVLAQMFERLEFLATEEHDKVKQIIPFSLGFMSCLYGCCNTADGHSRCKFYLAINDEKHSQTVDHLLQGFCCSICDKRIVPNHGVYSKRIQLPDISGGEVGVNCNFMHLQSLFFKLVYDNSSEDVQVGCVRTIRRILLHATADTLIKTRSEWIICVEFLLLNTQKDVREAFCTQISSFLDDQVLSCLFLDGVSSNKTKERRFLDILEQSLVAAQDPPTIETLLESTAEIMVTVDISSQLFLNSLILLVDRLDSPHLTIRMNASRLIKKSCFFHLKGGFEVSLSKAVHIRNELFDYLTMSLASRPAMVREFAEALFDVAIDELVEKMIPIVLPKLVVSHQDNDKAVPALLELARYGNDDMVPLIVNWLPKVLAFALHRANRQELLSTLQFYHEQTGSDNQEIFAAALPALLDELVCFQSGGNIVEIGERLSRVPEMIKEIARVLTGAEDLPGFLRNHFVGLLNSIDRKMLNSDDSSVQKQALERIKMLIELMGSQLNTYVPKLMVLFMHAIDKESLQSEGLSVLHFFIVQLAKKSPSSTKHIISQVFAALIPILERCKENPSMHLNKVVKILEELVLKNRIILKQHICEFPPLPSIPSLIEVNEAIQVARGSMILKDQLKNVVNGLNHENLNVRYMVACELKKLLNLRREDITALITGEVSADMDVLSSLITSLLRGCAEESRTLVGQRLKLVCADCLGALGAVDPAKVKGLSCQRFKIECSDDDLIFELIHKHLARAFRAASNTVVQDSAALAIQELLKVAGCEASLDENITASLPQPMKEKSTENSSGMNTRGQRLWDRFSNYVKEIIAPCLTSRFQLPNVADSTLFGPIYHPSMSFRRWIFLWIKKLTAHATGSRATIFNACRGIVRHDMQIAIYLLPYLVLNAVCHGTKEARLGIAEEILSVLDAASSVNISAMCHAISGSGGQSEVCIQAAFNLLDNLGQWVDDVEQELALSQSFQLPASKKQASRTKDQTSVSVIDQGQLISQCKYVSELLVAIPKLTLARASYKCQAYARSLMYFESHVREKSGSFNPAAERSDVFEDEDVSFLMEIYSCLDEPDGLSGLACLRETLSLQDQLLINKKGGNWAEVMTFCEQALQMEPTSVHRHSDVVNCLLNISHLQTMVTHVDGLISRFPQYKKTWCMQGVQAAWRLSMWDLMDEYLGGADEEGLVCSSSESNAWFDLNVAKILQAMMKKDQFSVAERVALSKQALIAPLAAAGMDSYTRAYPYIVKLHLLKELEDFHTFLGDGSFLDKKFHLGDLELTKLMDNWENRLRFTQPSLWAREPLLAFRRLVFGANGLGAHVGNCWLQYAKLCRMAGHYATANRAILEAQASGAPNVHMEKAKLLWSSRRSDGAIAELQQALLHMPEKAIGSASRLLITSLSVVPLNPQPSLCDAQALNENQDIAKTLLLYTRWIHYTGQKQKEDVITLYSRVRELQPKWDKGFFYLAKYCDEVLVDARKRQADNSESTTEKHWWFYVPDVLLFYAKGLHKGHRNLFQALPRLLTLWFDFGSVYLRCGSSSNEEVKKVHGKVMSIMRGCLKDLPAYQWLTVLPQLVSRVCHQNEDIVKLVRCIITSVLRQYPQQALWIMAAVSKSTVPSRKDQATQIINDAKKGFAQGYDGSNLFVQFASLIDYLIKLCFHPGQPKARAINIATEFSSLKRMMPLGIIMPTQQSLTVSLPAYNVSPTDSCTSDVFFASDLPTISGIADEAEILSSLQRPKKVVLLGSDGIERPFLCKPKDDLRKDARMMEFNAMINRLLSKYPESRRRKLYIRTFAVIPLTEDCGMIEWVPHTRGIRHILQDLYITCGKFDRQKTNPQIKRIYDQCHGKTPEDEMLKNKILPMFPPVFHKWFLTTFSEPAAWFRARIAYAHTCAVWSMVGHIVGLGDRHGENILFDSTTGDCVHVDFSCLFDKGLQLEKPELVPFRLTQNIIDGLGITGYEGIFLRVCEITLSVLRTHRETLMSVLETFIHDPLVEWTKTHKSSGVEVQNPHAQRAINNIEARLRGVVVGVGAAPSLPLAVEGQARRLIAEAVSPKNLGRMYIWWMPWF